The sequence GGACGCCGAGCGGCTCGTCGAGCTGTGCGACCGGCTGCCGCTGACCGTACGGATCGCCGCGGCGAAACTGGCGGCCAAACCGCACTGGCCGGTCGGGCACCTGGTCTCCCGGCTCGACAACGAGCGTCTGCGGCTGGACGAACTCAGCTCGGGCGAGTCCCCGGTACGGTCCGGTTTCGAGCTCGCCTACCGGAACCTGCCGTGGCAGGCCGCGGTGCTCTACCAGCGGCTCGGGCTGCTGGACGCACCGGACTTCGCGAGCTGGGTGGGGGCGGCGCTGCTCGACGAGCACACCGATACGGCGGAGCGTCTGATGGAACGGCTCGTCGACGCCCACCTCCTGCACACCGCGGGTTTCGATGCCACCGGTCAGCCGCGTTACCGCTTCCGCGGGCTCTCCCGGCTCTTCGCACGGGAGGTCGCACAACGGGACGGCGACGACGCCGAGCTGCGGGAGGCGCTGGGCCGGGCGTTCCGCTGCTGGCTGACGATCGCCGACCACGCCCGCCGACAGGAGAGCGGCCACGGCAGCCCGCCGCTGCGCGCTTCCGTACTGCGCCGGCTGATCGACCCGGCCCTGCTCGACAAGCTGACGGCCTCGCCGTCCGACTGGCTGGCCGCCGAGCGGCCCGCCCTGATCTCGGTGATCGACCAGGCCACCCTGTGTGGGATGGACGGACTCGGCAGGGATCTCACGGCGACGCTGATGGGGCCCTGGGTGTCCAGCCGTTGCGGCTGACCGGGCGGTAAGCCGGAGGCGGGACCTCGTGCTGGGGACAACCCCACCACGAAGTCTCGCCCTACCCGTCATGACCTGCCCTGATCCGGTAGCGGAAGATAGGGAATGTGCTGATACGTAACGGGGAGAAGAAGACGGCCGCCGCAACCGTGTGGCGGACCGTTCAGGGGTGGGACCGCCGACTGGTCTGGGGCGGGGGATGGCTGCTGGCGGCCGGATTCGCGGCCACGCTCGCGCTGTCGACCCGCCTGGAGACCCACCGGTCATGGGGTCTGTGCGCCGGGGTGGGATATGTGGGGGCGGCGCTGGTCGGATGTCTGCTGCCCCGGCCGCGTGCGCGGTCCGTGGCGCTGGGATGCGCGCTGACCGGGGCCGTCGCCCTGCCGCTGCTGTACCTGGTCCTGACCGGCCGGGCGCAGAGCGAGGTCGGGGTGATCGAGCGTTCCGGGCTGCTCCTGATCAGCCAGGGCACGCCCTATCTGCCGCACCCGCAGAACGTCGCGGAGTACACGCCGTATCTGCCGGGGATGGCGGTGTTCGGGGTGCCGAGGGCGCTGCTGGGGGACGGGAACGGGGTGACGCAGCTGCTGGGCGATGCCCGTCTGTGGTGCGCGGCGATGTTTCTGCTCTGCCTTCAGGCGGGACGGGTGGTACTGCGGCGGCGGACCTGGGGCGGGCCCGGCCACTCCCCCGGCCACGGCGCCCGGTACCGGATGGCGATGACGGCGCTGGTGGCCTCTCCCGTAGTGGCGATGCCGCTGTGCGTCAGCGGCGTCGATCTTCCGCTGACCGGGCTGTGCGGTCTGGGACTTGCGCTGGCGGTGCGCCGTCGGCCGCTGGCGGCGGGACTGGTGCTCGCCGTCGCCTGCTCCCTGAAGTGGACGGCGCTGCCGGCCGTCGCGGTCGCGGTGGCCGTGCTCGCGGCAGCGGGCGGGGCCCGGCCTGCCCTGCGGTGTGCGGGAGCCTCGCTGGCCGGCACGCTGGTTCTCGTGCTTCCCGGCGCGTTGCTCTCCCCCGCGGCGATGGTGGAGCAGGTACTGGCCTTTCCGACGGGGCAGGGCGCGGTGCGCACCCCGGCCGACAGTCCCCTGCCCGGGCATCTGATCGCCGAACTCGTCCCCGGCGGCTGGTATGTGACGGTCGGCCTGCTCCTGCTGGGGGCGGTGGCGGTGACCGTCTCCCTCGTCCTGCGGCCGCCGTCCGGCATCGTCGCGGCCGTGGACCGGCTGTCGGCCGGTCTGAGCGTGGCCTTCCTGCTCGCGCCCGCCGGACGGTTCGGCTATCTCGCGCTGCCCCTCGTGCTGATGGTGTGGGCGCGGTGGGCCGACGGGGCGCGGCGGCCGCGGACGGTCGCGCGGTCGGCCGTTCTCTGCGACCCGTTGCCGCGCGTCCGGGCGGCGTCGACCCGTCCTTGAGCGGCCGGCGATCTGGAGGACGGCGCGACCGCACGGCCGCGCCGCCCTCCGCCCGCGTTACCCGAGGGCGGTGAGCCGCTCGCGGAGGTCGCGGAGCAACTCGGCCTCGTGCGGGACGAGATAGAAGTGATCGCCCCTGAACCCGCGTACCTCGCAGCCGGCCGTGGTCAGCTCCGCCCAGGCCCGGACGTCGTCGGGGGTGGGCCCGGGGTCGTCCTCCCCGAAGTAGGCGACGACGGGGACGTCGACGGCGGGGGCCTTGGCGCCGTCGACATACGCTTCGAGCAGCCGGTAGTCCGCACGGATCGGCGGCAGGACCAGGTCGCGCAGCTCGGGGTCGAGCAGCAGCTCCGCCCCGGGGCCGCCCAGTTGGCTGACCTTGGCCTGGAGTTCCTCATCGGTGAGGTCGCCGGTGGTCAGACGCCGCAGGCGGTGCGGTGCGGCCCGGCCGGAGACGAGCAGCGCCGCCGGTCCCGTCGCCCCGCGCCCGGCGAGCAGGGCCGCGACCTCGTGCGCCACGGACGCCCCCATGCTGTGGCCGAAAAAGACGGTGCGCGGCGTCATGCAGGGGGTCAGCGCATCGGCGAGCTGACCGGCGAGCTCCGCCATGCTCGTGCTGTCGGGCTCGGCGATGCGCTCCTCCCGGCCCGGATAACGCACCGCGCTCACCTCCCAGTCGGCGGGAAGGTGCTGGTGCCAGGCGCGGAAGAAACTCGCCGTACCGCCGGCGTGCGGGAAGCAGACGAGCCGCAGCCGGGGCGCGGCCACCGGTCGGAACGTCCGCAGCCACCGGGTGGAGAGGGAGCCGGAAGAAAGAGCCATGCGCGGGAGCCTAGGGACCGGGGTTATCGGCGTCCTATCGCCCGTCCCGGCCGATCCCGCATACCGCGTTCTGCCAGGTCACACCGCGAAGTACCCGTGATAACGAGACGAAAGGTGAGCCGCTTACCTTCGCAGACTGGCGTACTACGCGGGGACTTGCGGGAGTGGCGAGGACCCTTCGTGCCGCGCCGGGTCACCAGAACGCGGGCCGATCCGTCACACGCGCCCATGGCCTCATTACGAACGCACTAGGAGTCAGCGGCATGGCTGGAGCATCGATGCACGGTTCTGATCTGCCGGGCGGGCAGCTTCCTGCCATGGACACGGCGGAGCTCCTGCGCGTGTTGGCCGGGTGGAACGACACCGCGTGCGAGGTGCCCGCGCGGAGCCTGCGGGAACTGTTCGAGGCCCAGGTCGCGTTGACACCCGACGCCGACGCGGTGATCTGCGGCGAGGCCCGGCTGTCGTACGCGGAGCTGAACTCCCGGGCCAACCGGCTGGCGCGCCGGCTGATCGCCCGCGGTGCCGGGCCGGAGAGCTATGTGGCGGTGGCCCTGCCGCGGACCGTGGAACTGCCGGTGGCGCTGCTGGCGGTGGTGAAGACCGGCGCGGCCTATCTGCCCGTCGACCCCGGGCATCCGGCCGACCGTATCGGCCACATCCTGTCCGACGCGCGTCCCGTCTGCGTGCTCGCCGCCACGAGCACCGTGGCGAACCTGCCCGTCGACGCCGACCGCCTGCTGGTCACCGACGACGCGGCGACCCGGGCCGCCCTCACCGCCCTGCCGGACACCGACCTGACGGACGGCGAACTCCTCGGGAACCCCTTGCTCGGCCACCCCGCGTACGCCATCTACACCTCCGGGTCCACCGGCCGCCCCAAGGGCGTGGTGATCACCACCGGGAACTTCGTCAACTTCCTGGCGGCGATGAAGGACCTGATCGCGCCGCGGCCCGCGGACCGGTTCCTCGCCGTGGCGACCGTCGCCTTCGACATCGCGGGCCTGGACATCCATCTGCCGCTGACCTCGGGCGCCTCGGTGGTGATCGCCACCTCCGAGCAGGTACGCGACGCCGCACAGCTGGCCGAGCTGCTCACCACCTCCGGCGCGACCCTCATGCAGGCGACGCCCTCGCTGTGGCAGGGCCTCGTCTCCCAGCATTCCGACGCCCTACGCGGGCTGCGGATCCTCGTCGGCGCGGAGGCCATGCCGCCCGCCCTGTCGCGCCGGATGACCGAACTCGCCGCGTCCGTCACCAACCTCTACGGCCCGACGGAGACCACCGTCTGGTCGACGTTCGCCGAGGTCACCGGTGAAGGGGCCGCGCCGATCGGCCGGCCGATCGGCAATATGCAGATGCACGTCCTGGACTCCGCGCTGCGCCCCGTCCCGGTGGGCACCCCCGGAGAGCTCTACATCACCGGTCACGGACTGGCCCGGGGCTATCTCCACCAGCCCGGGATGACGGCCGGACGCTTCGTGGCCAGCCCGTTCGGCGCCCCCGGCGAGCGGATGTACCGCACCGGCGACCTGGCGAAGTGGCGGGCGGACGGGCAGCTGGACTATCTGGGCCGGGTCGACTTCCAGGTCAAGGTCCGCGGCTACCGCATCGAACTCGGCGAGATCGAGTCGGTGATCCTCGCGGATGCGAGCGTGGCGCAGTGCGTGGTCATCGTCCGTGAGGACCGGCCCGGTGACCAGCGGATCACCGCCTATGTCGTCCCGGTCGACGCCGACGTCCAGCTGGACACGGCCGGCCTGCGGGACCGGGCGGCGCGTGCACTGCCCGCGTACATGGTCCCCGCCTCCTTCCTTCAGCTCGCCTCCTTCCCCCTCAACCCGAACGGCAAGGTGGACCGCAAGGCCCTCCCGGCACCCGAGCTGCCCGCCACGCCCGCCGCGCGCCGCCCGCGCACCGCACGGGAGGAGATCCTCTGCGGCTTCTTCGGCGAGGTCCTCGGCGTGGAGCGGGTCGGGATCGACGACAACTTCTTCGACCTCGGCGGACACTCCCTCCTCGCCACCCGCCTCATCAGCCGCATCCGCACCACGTTCGGCGCCGAACTCGCCGTCCGCGACCTCTTCGAGGCCCCGACCGTCGCGGGTGTCGCCGACCGGCTCGACGACGCCGCCGGAGCGCGGGCCGCGCTGGCACCGGTGGAGCGGCCCGAGCGCATACCGCTGTCGTTCGCGCAGCGGCGGCTGTGGTTCCTGCACCAGCTGGAGGGGCCGAGCGCGACATACAACCTGCCGATGGCGCTGCGGCTGTCCGGGGCGGTGGACCTCGACGCACTGCGCGCGGCGATGGCCGATCTCGTGGACCGCCACGAGTCCCTGCGCACCGTCTTCCCCGAGACCGACGGCGTCCCGCACCAGCGGGTGCTGTCCGGCGACGCCGCCCGGCCCGTGATCCAGGTCGCCCACACCACCCCCGACGACGTCGCCGCGGCGATCGAGGAAGCGGCCGGCCACCTCTTCGATCTGTCGGCCGAACTGCCGCTGCGTATCTGGCTGTTCAGCACGGCGCCCGATCGGCACGTCCTGCTCGTCCTGACCCATCACATCGCCGGCGACGGCTGGTCGACGGACCCGTTCCTCCGCGATCTGTCGGCCGCCTATACGGCCCGTTGCGACGGCACCGCCCCGCAGTGGGCGCCGCTGCCGGTCCAGTACGCGGACTACACGCTGTGGCAGCGCGAGGTCCTGGGCGACGAGAACGACCCCGACAGCGTCATCGCCGAACAGATCACCTACTGGCGGCACCAACTGACCGGACTTCCCGAGCAGTTGGAACTCCCCACCGACCGCCCGCGGCCCGCCGTGGCCAGCCACCGGGGCGACACCCTCCCCTTCACCTGGGACGCCGACCTGCACGAGGGCATCACCCGCCTGGCGCGGGAGAACCAGGCGAGTGTGTTCATGGTCGTGCAGGCCGCACTGGCGACCCTGCTGACCCGGCTCGGCGCCGGCACCGACATCCCCCTCGGCTCGGCCATTGCCGGACGCACCGACGACGCGCTCGACGACCTGGTCGGCTTCTTCGTCAACACGCTGGTGCTGCGCACCGACACCTCCGGCAACCCGACCTTCGCCGAACTCCTGGGCCGTGTACGGGAAACGGACCTTGCCGCGTACAGCCACCAGGACGTGCCGTTCGAGCGCCTGGTGGAGATCGTCAACCCCACCCGCTCCCTGGCACACCACCCGCTCTTCCAGGTGATGCTCACCTTCCAGAACAACGACGCCGCGGTGCGGCTGCCCGGACTGACCGCGCAGGACTACGCGCTGGGCATGGCGTCGGCCAAGTTCGACCTCTCCTTCGACGTGGAGGAACAGCAGGACGGGGCGGGTGCCCCCGCGGGGATGCGGGGGTCGGTGGAGTTCGCCACCGATCTCTTCGACCGCGAGAGCGCCGAGGCGATCGCGGCCCGGCTGGAACGACTGCTGCGGGCGGTGGTGGCGGACGCCTCACGCCCGCTCGCGGAGATCGACATCCTGGCGGCGCAGGAGCGGGACCAGCTGGTCAACGGCTGGAACGCCACCGGTCGTGATGTCCCCGACGCGACGCTTGCCGAGCTGTTCGAGGCTCAGGTGGCACGGACCCCGGACGCCCAGGCACTGGAGCACGAGGGCGCCCGGCTGACGTATGCGGAGCTCAACGCCCGCGCCAACCAGTTCGCGCACCACCTGATCGCGCAGGGCGTCGGCCCGGAGCGGTTCGTTGCGATTGCGCTGCCCCGCTGTGTCGAGGCTGCGGTGGCGATCCTTGCCGTCACCAAGGCGGGAGCTGCGTATCTGCCCATCGACCCGGATTATCCCGTCGACCGCATCGCCTACGTGCTCGGCGATGCACGGCCCGCGCTGCTCATCACCGACAAGAAGACGGCCGGACGGATCCCCGACACGGGGCTGACCACCCTCACTGTCGAGGACATC is a genomic window of Streptomyces gilvosporeus containing:
- a CDS encoding glycosyltransferase 87 family protein; the encoded protein is MLIRNGEKKTAAATVWRTVQGWDRRLVWGGGWLLAAGFAATLALSTRLETHRSWGLCAGVGYVGAALVGCLLPRPRARSVALGCALTGAVALPLLYLVLTGRAQSEVGVIERSGLLLISQGTPYLPHPQNVAEYTPYLPGMAVFGVPRALLGDGNGVTQLLGDARLWCAAMFLLCLQAGRVVLRRRTWGGPGHSPGHGARYRMAMTALVASPVVAMPLCVSGVDLPLTGLCGLGLALAVRRRPLAAGLVLAVACSLKWTALPAVAVAVAVLAAAGGARPALRCAGASLAGTLVLVLPGALLSPAAMVEQVLAFPTGQGAVRTPADSPLPGHLIAELVPGGWYVTVGLLLLGAVAVTVSLVLRPPSGIVAAVDRLSAGLSVAFLLAPAGRFGYLALPLVLMVWARWADGARRPRTVARSAVLCDPLPRVRAASTRP
- a CDS encoding thioesterase II family protein, yielding MALSSGSLSTRWLRTFRPVAAPRLRLVCFPHAGGTASFFRAWHQHLPADWEVSAVRYPGREERIAEPDSTSMAELAGQLADALTPCMTPRTVFFGHSMGASVAHEVAALLAGRGATGPAALLVSGRAAPHRLRRLTTGDLTDEELQAKVSQLGGPGAELLLDPELRDLVLPPIRADYRLLEAYVDGAKAPAVDVPVVAYFGEDDPGPTPDDVRAWAELTTAGCEVRGFRGDHFYLVPHEAELLRDLRERLTALG